GCGTATTGACAGACAGGACGTTTTCAGGTTTAATGATAGCAGGTGGCCATGAATCCCCTCTCTGAAATACATAACGATCTCCGTTCTCTTCCCTGTCTTTCAGGCTTCGGCAAGGACGAGCTCTCTGTGATTGGAGAGATGACCAGGGTCAGGGAGGTCGTTAGGAACGAAGTCATATTCGAAGAATCTGAGCCATCGAAGTCCTTTTTTATCGTGAAAAGGGGAACCGTGAAATTGTACAAGACTTCCCAGGAGGGCAGGGAGCTTATCATAAAGATTATGGGGCCGGGAGAGTACTTCTGCTGTGCCCCTCTCTGCGCGGGGGGAAGCTACATGGTCGGGGCGATTGCCCTTGATGATTCGTCGCTGATCGTTATCCCTTCAGAGACGTTCAAGGAGGTCCTGAGGAGTGCGGTGAGCGAGACCGGTTGGAAGATCATTTCAGGTCTCTGCAACAAGATTCATTATCTGTCCGGTCTTCTCGAAGACCTCGCCTTCAAGGATGTTGAAAAGCGGGTCATTACGACACTCATGACGCTGGCGGGAGAGGTCTCGCCGAAGGAGAGTTTCATCTCGCTTCAGCTTTCTCACCAGGATGTTGCGTCAATGACGGGAACGGTGAGAGAGG
This genomic interval from Thermodesulfovibrionales bacterium contains the following:
- a CDS encoding Crp/Fnr family transcriptional regulator, yielding MNPLSEIHNDLRSLPCLSGFGKDELSVIGEMTRVREVVRNEVIFEESEPSKSFFIVKRGTVKLYKTSQEGRELIIKIMGPGEYFCCAPLCAGGSYMVGAIALDDSSLIVIPSETFKEVLRSAVSETGWKIISGLCNKIHYLSGLLEDLAFKDVEKRVITTLMTLAGEVSPKESFISLQLSHQDVASMTGTVREVVSRTMSKLKKAGVITHSSVKGFTIDRGRLSKLMDKQSSVSSLRL